In Strix uralensis isolate ZFMK-TIS-50842 chromosome 7, bStrUra1, whole genome shotgun sequence, the following proteins share a genomic window:
- the NT5C2 gene encoding cytosolic purine 5'-nucleotidase isoform X4, with protein MRVFVNRSLAMEKIKCFGFDMDYTLAVYKSPEYESLGFDLTVERLVSIGYPHELLNFVYDPAFPTRGLVFDTHYGNLLKVDAYGNLLVCAHGFNFLRGPETRDQYPNKFIQRDDTDRFYILNTLFNLPETYLLACLVDFFTNCDRYTSCETGFKDGDLFMSFRSMFQDVRDAVDWVHYKGSLKEKTLENLEKYVVKDGKLPLLLSRMNEVGKVFLVTNSDYKYTDKIMTYLFDFPHGPKPGSAHRPWQSYFDLILVDARKPLFFGEGTVLRQVDTVTGKLKIGTYTGPLQHGIVYSGGSSDTVCDLLGAKGKDILYIGDHIFGDILKSKKRQGWRTFLVIPELAQELHVWTDKSALFEELQSLDIFLAELYKHLDSSSNERPDISSIQRRIKKVTHDMDMCYGMMGSLFRSGSRQTLFASQVMRYADLYAASFINLLYYPFSYLFRAAHVLMPHESTVEHTHVDINEKESPMATRNRTSVDFKDSDYKRHQLTRSISEIKPPNLFPQAPQEITHCHDEDDDEEEEEEEEEEEEEEE; from the exons TGTATAAATCCCCTGAATACGAATCTCTTGGATTTGACCTGACCGTAGAAAGATTAGTTTCCATTGGATACCCTCATGAGCTGCTCAATTTTGTGTATGATCCTGCATTCCCTACCAG AGGCCTGGTGTTTGATACCCACTATGGAAACCTGTTGAAAGTTGATGCCTATGGAAACCTTCTAGTGTGTGCACATGGCTTTAATTTCCTCAGAGG GCCTGAAACACGGGATCAATATCCAAATAAATTTATCCAGAGGGATGACACAGATAGGTTTTACATTCTGAACACGTTATTCAATCTACCAG AGACCTACCTATTGGCTTGCCTAGTGGATTTCTTTACTAACTGTGACCGGTACACTAG CTGTGAAACAGGGTTTAAAGATGGAGACCTCTTCATGTCCTTCAGGAGTATGTTCCAGGATGTTAGAGATGCTGTTGACTGGGTTCATTACAAG GGATCGCTCaaggaaaagacccttgagaaTCTGGAAAAGTATGTGGTGAAAGAT GGgaagctgccactgctgctcAGCCGTATGAATGAAGTTGGGAAGGTGTTTCTTGTCACAAACAGCGACTATAAATACACCGAC aaaattaTGACTTACTTGTTTGACTTTCCACATGGACCAAAG CCTGGGAGTGCCCATCGGCCATGGCAGTCCTATTTCGACCTGATCCTGGTGGATGCACGAAAACCTCTCTTCTTTGGCGAAGGCACTGTGTTGCGGCAAGTGGACACG GTGACCGGGAAGCTGAAGATTGGTACCTACACTGGCCCACTGCAGCATGGCATCGTGTACTCAGGAG GCTCTTCGGACACAGTTTGTGACCTGCTGGGGGCCAAAGGGAAGGATATCTTGTACATCGGAGACCATATCTTCGGAGACATCCTCAAATCCAAGAAGCGCCAGGGCTGGAGGACCTTCCTGGTGATCCCCGAGCTGGCGCAGGAGCTGCACGTCTGGACGGACAAAAGTG CCCTTTTTGAAGAGCTGCAGAGTCTGGACATTTTCTTGGCTGAACTATACAA GCATCTGGACAGTAGCAGCAATGAACGCCCTGACATCAGCTCCATCCAGAGACGCATTAAG AAAGTGACCCACGACATGGACATGTGCTACGGGATGATGGGGAGCCTCTTCCGCAGCGGCTCTCGGCAGACCCTGTTTGCCAGCCAGGTGATGCGCTACGCTGATCTCTATGCAGCCTCCTTCATCAACCTCCTCTACTACCCCTTCAGCTACCTCTTCAGAGCCGCCCACGTCCTG ATGCCACACGAGTCCACAGTAGAGCACACGCACGTCGACATCAATGAGAAGGAGTCGCCAATGGCCACGCGCAATCGCACCTCAGTGGATTTTAAAGATTCTGACTACAAGCGGCATCAGCTGACCCGCTCCATCAGTGAGATCAAACCGCCCAACCTCTTCCCCCAGGCACCTCAGGAAATCACACattgccatgatgaagatgatgatgaggaagaggaagaggaggaagaagaggaggaagaggaagaggaataa
- the NT5C2 gene encoding cytosolic purine 5'-nucleotidase isoform X1: protein MNHFCLSRGDASMLLEILCVWAASPWLDANEEECSSFMDRAGDWRLLHITGSFAPLLPSEMYKSPEYESLGFDLTVERLVSIGYPHELLNFVYDPAFPTRGLVFDTHYGNLLKVDAYGNLLVCAHGFNFLRGPETRDQYPNKFIQRDDTDRFYILNTLFNLPETYLLACLVDFFTNCDRYTSCETGFKDGDLFMSFRSMFQDVRDAVDWVHYKGSLKEKTLENLEKYVVKDGKLPLLLSRMNEVGKVFLVTNSDYKYTDKIMTYLFDFPHGPKPGSAHRPWQSYFDLILVDARKPLFFGEGTVLRQVDTVTGKLKIGTYTGPLQHGIVYSGGSSDTVCDLLGAKGKDILYIGDHIFGDILKSKKRQGWRTFLVIPELAQELHVWTDKSALFEELQSLDIFLAELYKHLDSSSNERPDISSIQRRIKKVTHDMDMCYGMMGSLFRSGSRQTLFASQVMRYADLYAASFINLLYYPFSYLFRAAHVLMPHESTVEHTHVDINEKESPMATRNRTSVDFKDSDYKRHQLTRSISEIKPPNLFPQAPQEITHCHDEDDDEEEEEEEEEEEEEEE, encoded by the exons ATGAACCACTTCTGCTTGTCCAGAGGAGATGCCAGCATGCTCCTTGAGATTCTTTGTGTCTGGGCAGCATCACCATGGTTG GATGCTAATGAGGAGGAGTGCAGCAGCTTCATGGACAGAGCGGGGGACTGGAGGCTGCTTCACATAACAGGGAGCTTTGCACCACTTTTACCTTCTGAGA TGTATAAATCCCCTGAATACGAATCTCTTGGATTTGACCTGACCGTAGAAAGATTAGTTTCCATTGGATACCCTCATGAGCTGCTCAATTTTGTGTATGATCCTGCATTCCCTACCAG AGGCCTGGTGTTTGATACCCACTATGGAAACCTGTTGAAAGTTGATGCCTATGGAAACCTTCTAGTGTGTGCACATGGCTTTAATTTCCTCAGAGG GCCTGAAACACGGGATCAATATCCAAATAAATTTATCCAGAGGGATGACACAGATAGGTTTTACATTCTGAACACGTTATTCAATCTACCAG AGACCTACCTATTGGCTTGCCTAGTGGATTTCTTTACTAACTGTGACCGGTACACTAG CTGTGAAACAGGGTTTAAAGATGGAGACCTCTTCATGTCCTTCAGGAGTATGTTCCAGGATGTTAGAGATGCTGTTGACTGGGTTCATTACAAG GGATCGCTCaaggaaaagacccttgagaaTCTGGAAAAGTATGTGGTGAAAGAT GGgaagctgccactgctgctcAGCCGTATGAATGAAGTTGGGAAGGTGTTTCTTGTCACAAACAGCGACTATAAATACACCGAC aaaattaTGACTTACTTGTTTGACTTTCCACATGGACCAAAG CCTGGGAGTGCCCATCGGCCATGGCAGTCCTATTTCGACCTGATCCTGGTGGATGCACGAAAACCTCTCTTCTTTGGCGAAGGCACTGTGTTGCGGCAAGTGGACACG GTGACCGGGAAGCTGAAGATTGGTACCTACACTGGCCCACTGCAGCATGGCATCGTGTACTCAGGAG GCTCTTCGGACACAGTTTGTGACCTGCTGGGGGCCAAAGGGAAGGATATCTTGTACATCGGAGACCATATCTTCGGAGACATCCTCAAATCCAAGAAGCGCCAGGGCTGGAGGACCTTCCTGGTGATCCCCGAGCTGGCGCAGGAGCTGCACGTCTGGACGGACAAAAGTG CCCTTTTTGAAGAGCTGCAGAGTCTGGACATTTTCTTGGCTGAACTATACAA GCATCTGGACAGTAGCAGCAATGAACGCCCTGACATCAGCTCCATCCAGAGACGCATTAAG AAAGTGACCCACGACATGGACATGTGCTACGGGATGATGGGGAGCCTCTTCCGCAGCGGCTCTCGGCAGACCCTGTTTGCCAGCCAGGTGATGCGCTACGCTGATCTCTATGCAGCCTCCTTCATCAACCTCCTCTACTACCCCTTCAGCTACCTCTTCAGAGCCGCCCACGTCCTG ATGCCACACGAGTCCACAGTAGAGCACACGCACGTCGACATCAATGAGAAGGAGTCGCCAATGGCCACGCGCAATCGCACCTCAGTGGATTTTAAAGATTCTGACTACAAGCGGCATCAGCTGACCCGCTCCATCAGTGAGATCAAACCGCCCAACCTCTTCCCCCAGGCACCTCAGGAAATCACACattgccatgatgaagatgatgatgaggaagaggaagaggaggaagaagaggaggaagaggaagaggaataa
- the NT5C2 gene encoding cytosolic purine 5'-nucleotidase isoform X5, with amino-acid sequence MCLGSKVYKSPEYESLGFDLTVERLVSIGYPHELLNFVYDPAFPTRGLVFDTHYGNLLKVDAYGNLLVCAHGFNFLRGPETRDQYPNKFIQRDDTDRFYILNTLFNLPETYLLACLVDFFTNCDRYTSCETGFKDGDLFMSFRSMFQDVRDAVDWVHYKGSLKEKTLENLEKYVVKDGKLPLLLSRMNEVGKVFLVTNSDYKYTDKIMTYLFDFPHGPKPGSAHRPWQSYFDLILVDARKPLFFGEGTVLRQVDTVTGKLKIGTYTGPLQHGIVYSGGSSDTVCDLLGAKGKDILYIGDHIFGDILKSKKRQGWRTFLVIPELAQELHVWTDKSALFEELQSLDIFLAELYKHLDSSSNERPDISSIQRRIKKVTHDMDMCYGMMGSLFRSGSRQTLFASQVMRYADLYAASFINLLYYPFSYLFRAAHVLMPHESTVEHTHVDINEKESPMATRNRTSVDFKDSDYKRHQLTRSISEIKPPNLFPQAPQEITHCHDEDDDEEEEEEEEEEEEEEE; translated from the exons ATGTGTCTTGGCAGCAAAG TGTATAAATCCCCTGAATACGAATCTCTTGGATTTGACCTGACCGTAGAAAGATTAGTTTCCATTGGATACCCTCATGAGCTGCTCAATTTTGTGTATGATCCTGCATTCCCTACCAG AGGCCTGGTGTTTGATACCCACTATGGAAACCTGTTGAAAGTTGATGCCTATGGAAACCTTCTAGTGTGTGCACATGGCTTTAATTTCCTCAGAGG GCCTGAAACACGGGATCAATATCCAAATAAATTTATCCAGAGGGATGACACAGATAGGTTTTACATTCTGAACACGTTATTCAATCTACCAG AGACCTACCTATTGGCTTGCCTAGTGGATTTCTTTACTAACTGTGACCGGTACACTAG CTGTGAAACAGGGTTTAAAGATGGAGACCTCTTCATGTCCTTCAGGAGTATGTTCCAGGATGTTAGAGATGCTGTTGACTGGGTTCATTACAAG GGATCGCTCaaggaaaagacccttgagaaTCTGGAAAAGTATGTGGTGAAAGAT GGgaagctgccactgctgctcAGCCGTATGAATGAAGTTGGGAAGGTGTTTCTTGTCACAAACAGCGACTATAAATACACCGAC aaaattaTGACTTACTTGTTTGACTTTCCACATGGACCAAAG CCTGGGAGTGCCCATCGGCCATGGCAGTCCTATTTCGACCTGATCCTGGTGGATGCACGAAAACCTCTCTTCTTTGGCGAAGGCACTGTGTTGCGGCAAGTGGACACG GTGACCGGGAAGCTGAAGATTGGTACCTACACTGGCCCACTGCAGCATGGCATCGTGTACTCAGGAG GCTCTTCGGACACAGTTTGTGACCTGCTGGGGGCCAAAGGGAAGGATATCTTGTACATCGGAGACCATATCTTCGGAGACATCCTCAAATCCAAGAAGCGCCAGGGCTGGAGGACCTTCCTGGTGATCCCCGAGCTGGCGCAGGAGCTGCACGTCTGGACGGACAAAAGTG CCCTTTTTGAAGAGCTGCAGAGTCTGGACATTTTCTTGGCTGAACTATACAA GCATCTGGACAGTAGCAGCAATGAACGCCCTGACATCAGCTCCATCCAGAGACGCATTAAG AAAGTGACCCACGACATGGACATGTGCTACGGGATGATGGGGAGCCTCTTCCGCAGCGGCTCTCGGCAGACCCTGTTTGCCAGCCAGGTGATGCGCTACGCTGATCTCTATGCAGCCTCCTTCATCAACCTCCTCTACTACCCCTTCAGCTACCTCTTCAGAGCCGCCCACGTCCTG ATGCCACACGAGTCCACAGTAGAGCACACGCACGTCGACATCAATGAGAAGGAGTCGCCAATGGCCACGCGCAATCGCACCTCAGTGGATTTTAAAGATTCTGACTACAAGCGGCATCAGCTGACCCGCTCCATCAGTGAGATCAAACCGCCCAACCTCTTCCCCCAGGCACCTCAGGAAATCACACattgccatgatgaagatgatgatgaggaagaggaagaggaggaagaagaggaggaagaggaagaggaataa
- the NT5C2 gene encoding cytosolic purine 5'-nucleotidase isoform X3, with amino-acid sequence MEKVGVPSTLVTDSYQDPGNRVFVNRSLAMEKIKCFGFDMDYTLAVYKSPEYESLGFDLTVERLVSIGYPHELLNFVYDPAFPTRGLVFDTHYGNLLKVDAYGNLLVCAHGFNFLRGPETRDQYPNKFIQRDDTDRFYILNTLFNLPETYLLACLVDFFTNCDRYTSCETGFKDGDLFMSFRSMFQDVRDAVDWVHYKGSLKEKTLENLEKYVVKDGKLPLLLSRMNEVGKVFLVTNSDYKYTDKIMTYLFDFPHGPKPGSAHRPWQSYFDLILVDARKPLFFGEGTVLRQVDTVTGKLKIGTYTGPLQHGIVYSGGSSDTVCDLLGAKGKDILYIGDHIFGDILKSKKRQGWRTFLVIPELAQELHVWTDKSALFEELQSLDIFLAELYKHLDSSSNERPDISSIQRRIKKVTHDMDMCYGMMGSLFRSGSRQTLFASQVMRYADLYAASFINLLYYPFSYLFRAAHVLMPHESTVEHTHVDINEKESPMATRNRTSVDFKDSDYKRHQLTRSISEIKPPNLFPQAPQEITHCHDEDDDEEEEEEEEEEEEEEE; translated from the exons TGTATAAATCCCCTGAATACGAATCTCTTGGATTTGACCTGACCGTAGAAAGATTAGTTTCCATTGGATACCCTCATGAGCTGCTCAATTTTGTGTATGATCCTGCATTCCCTACCAG AGGCCTGGTGTTTGATACCCACTATGGAAACCTGTTGAAAGTTGATGCCTATGGAAACCTTCTAGTGTGTGCACATGGCTTTAATTTCCTCAGAGG GCCTGAAACACGGGATCAATATCCAAATAAATTTATCCAGAGGGATGACACAGATAGGTTTTACATTCTGAACACGTTATTCAATCTACCAG AGACCTACCTATTGGCTTGCCTAGTGGATTTCTTTACTAACTGTGACCGGTACACTAG CTGTGAAACAGGGTTTAAAGATGGAGACCTCTTCATGTCCTTCAGGAGTATGTTCCAGGATGTTAGAGATGCTGTTGACTGGGTTCATTACAAG GGATCGCTCaaggaaaagacccttgagaaTCTGGAAAAGTATGTGGTGAAAGAT GGgaagctgccactgctgctcAGCCGTATGAATGAAGTTGGGAAGGTGTTTCTTGTCACAAACAGCGACTATAAATACACCGAC aaaattaTGACTTACTTGTTTGACTTTCCACATGGACCAAAG CCTGGGAGTGCCCATCGGCCATGGCAGTCCTATTTCGACCTGATCCTGGTGGATGCACGAAAACCTCTCTTCTTTGGCGAAGGCACTGTGTTGCGGCAAGTGGACACG GTGACCGGGAAGCTGAAGATTGGTACCTACACTGGCCCACTGCAGCATGGCATCGTGTACTCAGGAG GCTCTTCGGACACAGTTTGTGACCTGCTGGGGGCCAAAGGGAAGGATATCTTGTACATCGGAGACCATATCTTCGGAGACATCCTCAAATCCAAGAAGCGCCAGGGCTGGAGGACCTTCCTGGTGATCCCCGAGCTGGCGCAGGAGCTGCACGTCTGGACGGACAAAAGTG CCCTTTTTGAAGAGCTGCAGAGTCTGGACATTTTCTTGGCTGAACTATACAA GCATCTGGACAGTAGCAGCAATGAACGCCCTGACATCAGCTCCATCCAGAGACGCATTAAG AAAGTGACCCACGACATGGACATGTGCTACGGGATGATGGGGAGCCTCTTCCGCAGCGGCTCTCGGCAGACCCTGTTTGCCAGCCAGGTGATGCGCTACGCTGATCTCTATGCAGCCTCCTTCATCAACCTCCTCTACTACCCCTTCAGCTACCTCTTCAGAGCCGCCCACGTCCTG ATGCCACACGAGTCCACAGTAGAGCACACGCACGTCGACATCAATGAGAAGGAGTCGCCAATGGCCACGCGCAATCGCACCTCAGTGGATTTTAAAGATTCTGACTACAAGCGGCATCAGCTGACCCGCTCCATCAGTGAGATCAAACCGCCCAACCTCTTCCCCCAGGCACCTCAGGAAATCACACattgccatgatgaagatgatgatgaggaagaggaagaggaggaagaagaggaggaagaggaagaggaataa
- the NT5C2 gene encoding cytosolic purine 5'-nucleotidase isoform X6 encodes MSFRSMFQDVRDAVDWVHYKGSLKEKTLENLEKYVVKDGKLPLLLSRMNEVGKVFLVTNSDYKYTDKIMTYLFDFPHGPKPGSAHRPWQSYFDLILVDARKPLFFGEGTVLRQVDTVTGKLKIGTYTGPLQHGIVYSGGSSDTVCDLLGAKGKDILYIGDHIFGDILKSKKRQGWRTFLVIPELAQELHVWTDKSALFEELQSLDIFLAELYKHLDSSSNERPDISSIQRRIKKVTHDMDMCYGMMGSLFRSGSRQTLFASQVMRYADLYAASFINLLYYPFSYLFRAAHVLMPHESTVEHTHVDINEKESPMATRNRTSVDFKDSDYKRHQLTRSISEIKPPNLFPQAPQEITHCHDEDDDEEEEEEEEEEEEEEE; translated from the exons ATGTCCTTCAGGAGTATGTTCCAGGATGTTAGAGATGCTGTTGACTGGGTTCATTACAAG GGATCGCTCaaggaaaagacccttgagaaTCTGGAAAAGTATGTGGTGAAAGAT GGgaagctgccactgctgctcAGCCGTATGAATGAAGTTGGGAAGGTGTTTCTTGTCACAAACAGCGACTATAAATACACCGAC aaaattaTGACTTACTTGTTTGACTTTCCACATGGACCAAAG CCTGGGAGTGCCCATCGGCCATGGCAGTCCTATTTCGACCTGATCCTGGTGGATGCACGAAAACCTCTCTTCTTTGGCGAAGGCACTGTGTTGCGGCAAGTGGACACG GTGACCGGGAAGCTGAAGATTGGTACCTACACTGGCCCACTGCAGCATGGCATCGTGTACTCAGGAG GCTCTTCGGACACAGTTTGTGACCTGCTGGGGGCCAAAGGGAAGGATATCTTGTACATCGGAGACCATATCTTCGGAGACATCCTCAAATCCAAGAAGCGCCAGGGCTGGAGGACCTTCCTGGTGATCCCCGAGCTGGCGCAGGAGCTGCACGTCTGGACGGACAAAAGTG CCCTTTTTGAAGAGCTGCAGAGTCTGGACATTTTCTTGGCTGAACTATACAA GCATCTGGACAGTAGCAGCAATGAACGCCCTGACATCAGCTCCATCCAGAGACGCATTAAG AAAGTGACCCACGACATGGACATGTGCTACGGGATGATGGGGAGCCTCTTCCGCAGCGGCTCTCGGCAGACCCTGTTTGCCAGCCAGGTGATGCGCTACGCTGATCTCTATGCAGCCTCCTTCATCAACCTCCTCTACTACCCCTTCAGCTACCTCTTCAGAGCCGCCCACGTCCTG ATGCCACACGAGTCCACAGTAGAGCACACGCACGTCGACATCAATGAGAAGGAGTCGCCAATGGCCACGCGCAATCGCACCTCAGTGGATTTTAAAGATTCTGACTACAAGCGGCATCAGCTGACCCGCTCCATCAGTGAGATCAAACCGCCCAACCTCTTCCCCCAGGCACCTCAGGAAATCACACattgccatgatgaagatgatgatgaggaagaggaagaggaggaagaagaggaggaagaggaagaggaataa
- the NT5C2 gene encoding cytosolic purine 5'-nucleotidase isoform X7 has protein sequence MNEVGKVFLVTNSDYKYTDKIMTYLFDFPHGPKPGSAHRPWQSYFDLILVDARKPLFFGEGTVLRQVDTVTGKLKIGTYTGPLQHGIVYSGGSSDTVCDLLGAKGKDILYIGDHIFGDILKSKKRQGWRTFLVIPELAQELHVWTDKSALFEELQSLDIFLAELYKHLDSSSNERPDISSIQRRIKKVTHDMDMCYGMMGSLFRSGSRQTLFASQVMRYADLYAASFINLLYYPFSYLFRAAHVLMPHESTVEHTHVDINEKESPMATRNRTSVDFKDSDYKRHQLTRSISEIKPPNLFPQAPQEITHCHDEDDDEEEEEEEEEEEEEEE, from the exons ATGAATGAAGTTGGGAAGGTGTTTCTTGTCACAAACAGCGACTATAAATACACCGAC aaaattaTGACTTACTTGTTTGACTTTCCACATGGACCAAAG CCTGGGAGTGCCCATCGGCCATGGCAGTCCTATTTCGACCTGATCCTGGTGGATGCACGAAAACCTCTCTTCTTTGGCGAAGGCACTGTGTTGCGGCAAGTGGACACG GTGACCGGGAAGCTGAAGATTGGTACCTACACTGGCCCACTGCAGCATGGCATCGTGTACTCAGGAG GCTCTTCGGACACAGTTTGTGACCTGCTGGGGGCCAAAGGGAAGGATATCTTGTACATCGGAGACCATATCTTCGGAGACATCCTCAAATCCAAGAAGCGCCAGGGCTGGAGGACCTTCCTGGTGATCCCCGAGCTGGCGCAGGAGCTGCACGTCTGGACGGACAAAAGTG CCCTTTTTGAAGAGCTGCAGAGTCTGGACATTTTCTTGGCTGAACTATACAA GCATCTGGACAGTAGCAGCAATGAACGCCCTGACATCAGCTCCATCCAGAGACGCATTAAG AAAGTGACCCACGACATGGACATGTGCTACGGGATGATGGGGAGCCTCTTCCGCAGCGGCTCTCGGCAGACCCTGTTTGCCAGCCAGGTGATGCGCTACGCTGATCTCTATGCAGCCTCCTTCATCAACCTCCTCTACTACCCCTTCAGCTACCTCTTCAGAGCCGCCCACGTCCTG ATGCCACACGAGTCCACAGTAGAGCACACGCACGTCGACATCAATGAGAAGGAGTCGCCAATGGCCACGCGCAATCGCACCTCAGTGGATTTTAAAGATTCTGACTACAAGCGGCATCAGCTGACCCGCTCCATCAGTGAGATCAAACCGCCCAACCTCTTCCCCCAGGCACCTCAGGAAATCACACattgccatgatgaagatgatgatgaggaagaggaagaggaggaagaagaggaggaagaggaagaggaataa